A region of Cellulophaga sp. RHA19 DNA encodes the following proteins:
- a CDS encoding gliding motility-associated protein GldE has product MDPDPLILLLNATVFDGALITKFIVLVVLLLLSALISGAEVAFFGMSATDINAIGEEKSAKGESVIKLLQKPKKLLATILIANNAINIGIVLLFSAIGDVIFSSITYKFLDVISVRFLLEVVLATFLILMFGEIMPKVYANRNRVQFSYFMAFPLRFLDVVFTPLSSPMRSVTLYLHNKLGKQKSSLSVDHLSQALEMTSEDDTTKEEQKILEGIVSFGNTDTKQVMRPRIDIFALDAELKFLEVVAEIKQKGYSRIPVFEENVDNVKGVLYVKDLLPYIDRKTFNWVSLLREPYFVPENKKLDDLLKEFQEKKNHLAVVVDEYGGTSGIVTLEDIIEEIVGDISDEFDDEDLVFSKIDDLTFVFDGKTTLKEFYRVARITEDEDAFEEQKGESETIAGFVLEIAGSFPKRGEKVLFKDYQFVVESLDKKRLKQIKVMLPNDA; this is encoded by the coding sequence TTGGACCCTGACCCCCTTATTTTACTGCTAAACGCAACTGTTTTTGATGGCGCCTTAATAACTAAGTTTATTGTGCTAGTTGTGCTATTGCTGTTGTCTGCCTTAATTTCTGGTGCAGAGGTTGCATTTTTTGGTATGTCTGCAACAGACATTAATGCTATTGGAGAAGAGAAATCTGCAAAAGGAGAATCTGTAATAAAGTTATTGCAAAAACCTAAAAAATTGCTAGCAACTATTTTAATTGCTAATAATGCAATAAATATTGGCATTGTTTTATTATTTAGTGCCATTGGAGATGTTATTTTTTCTAGCATAACATATAAGTTTTTAGATGTTATTTCAGTTCGCTTTTTGTTAGAAGTTGTTTTGGCTACTTTTCTAATTTTAATGTTTGGGGAAATTATGCCTAAGGTATATGCAAACAGAAATAGGGTTCAGTTTTCTTATTTTATGGCATTTCCTTTGCGCTTTTTAGATGTAGTTTTTACACCTTTAAGCTCGCCAATGAGATCTGTAACCTTGTATTTGCATAATAAATTAGGAAAACAAAAATCTAGTTTAAGTGTAGATCATTTGTCGCAAGCTTTAGAAATGACATCTGAAGATGATACGACTAAGGAGGAGCAGAAAATTTTAGAAGGTATAGTGTCTTTTGGTAATACAGATACTAAGCAAGTAATGAGGCCTAGAATAGATATTTTTGCCTTGGACGCAGAGCTTAAATTTTTAGAAGTTGTTGCTGAAATTAAGCAGAAAGGATATTCTAGAATTCCGGTTTTTGAAGAAAATGTAGATAATGTAAAAGGTGTGCTTTATGTTAAGGATTTACTACCTTATATAGATAGAAAAACATTTAACTGGGTAAGCTTATTAAGAGAGCCTTATTTTGTGCCAGAAAATAAAAAATTAGATGATTTGCTAAAAGAATTTCAAGAAAAGAAAAACCATTTAGCGGTTGTTGTAGATGAGTATGGTGGTACTTCTGGTATTGTTACTTTAGAAGATATTATTGAAGAGATAGTTGGTGATATAAGTGATGAATTTGATGATGAAGATTTAGTGTTTTCTAAAATTGATGACTTAACCTTTGTGTTTGATGGTAAAACAACTTTAAAAGAGTTTTATCGTGTAGCACGTATAACTGAAGATGAAGATGCTTTTGAAGAGCAAAAGGGAGAGTCTGAAACTATTGCTGGGTTTGTGTTAGAAATAGCGGGCAGTTTTCCTAAACGAGGAGAAAAAGTTTTATTTAAAGATTATCAGTTTGTGGTAGAGAGTTTAGATAAAAAAAGGTTAAAACAAATAAAAGTAATGTTGCCAAATGATGCGTAA
- the gldD gene encoding gliding motility lipoprotein GldD, with protein MMRKYIFLIVIFSALVVSCKEDTLPKPKAMLRLEYPDSTTVNFVASKYSFDYNALAKINKKNESAVTVGYPRMNGSIFLSYKPVAGNLNQLLSDAQKLSYEHAAKADNILEQPFVNEEAKVYGMFYDVKGDAASQSQFYVTDSTEHFLTGSLYFSVKPNYDSILPAAVYLQEDIRKIMETLRWEN; from the coding sequence ATGATGCGTAAATATATTTTTTTAATAGTGATTTTTAGTGCTTTGGTGGTAAGTTGTAAAGAAGATACTTTGCCAAAACCAAAGGCAATGCTAAGGTTGGAGTATCCGGACAGTACTACTGTGAATTTTGTTGCAAGCAAATATTCTTTTGATTACAATGCGTTAGCAAAAATAAATAAGAAGAATGAGAGTGCGGTTACTGTAGGGTACCCAAGAATGAATGGCTCTATATTTTTAAGTTATAAACCTGTAGCTGGTAATTTAAACCAATTATTATCTGATGCACAAAAACTTTCTTATGAGCATGCGGCAAAAGCAGATAATATATTAGAACAGCCTTTTGTTAATGAAGAGGCAAAGGTTTACGGTATGTTTTACGATGTAAAAGGAGATGCAGCATCACAATCTCAGTTTTATGTAACAGATAGTACGGAGCATTTTTTAACAGGTTCTTTGTATTTTTCTGTTAAACCTAATTATGATTCTATTTTGCCTGCTGCTGTTTATTTGCAAGAAGATATTAGAAAAATTATGGAAACATTACGTTGGGAAAATTAA
- a CDS encoding heavy-metal-associated domain-containing protein translates to MKLIKNISLALVASLTLFASCKENKKEPEVVTVNNTVAKEKTKVFAENAEFSKAEFTIKGMTCQIGCAATIEKKLAKMEGVKSATVSFDKELAIVEYDKNSVSTEDLTKTVTSAASGDIYTVENMQAAE, encoded by the coding sequence ATGAAACTTATAAAAAATATTAGTCTAGCTCTTGTTGCCTCTTTAACATTATTTGCATCTTGTAAAGAAAATAAGAAAGAGCCAGAAGTTGTTACCGTTAATAATACAGTTGCAAAAGAGAAAACAAAAGTATTTGCTGAAAATGCTGAGTTTAGCAAAGCTGAATTTACAATTAAAGGAATGACGTGCCAAATTGGATGCGCCGCTACAATTGAAAAAAAATTAGCTAAAATGGAAGGCGTAAAATCTGCCACTGTTTCTTTTGATAAAGAACTTGCTATTGTAGAATATGATAAAAATTCTGTTTCTACAGAAGATTTAACTAAAACAGTAACATCTGCAGCTTCTGGAGATATTTATACTGTTGAAAATATGCAAGCAGCAGAATAA
- a CDS encoding M16 family metallopeptidase — MKKIYSLLVIALIAFNLQAQVDRSKMPKAGPLPEINLSEPQRFELKNGLKVMVVENHKLPRVSVQLIIDNAPVAEGNKAGVSSFVSSLLGNGSKTISKDDFNEELDFMGARMSFGSESASASSLSKYFPRIIELMADASINPNFTQEEFDKEKEKLLTGLKADEKNVASIARNVQSTLAYGQKHPYGEQVTEKTVNNITLKDVKQFYSDYFVPANAYMVIIGDVDFKEVKKLIKNNFVSWTKATPPSFSLPTPKDVQYTQINFVDVPNAVQSDVAVENLVPLKKSDPDYLAALMANRILGGGGSARLFLNLREDKAYTYGAYSSVGNDKNSVSRFRAYASVRNAVTDSAVVEILSEIDKIANTPVSEKELSAAKAAYIGNFIMALEKPSTMASYALNIETEGLDKDYYKTYLEKINAITVADVENAAKKYFKSSNARIVVTGKGSEVLENLEKVTFKGESIPVKYFDKYGNAVEKPKYDVAIPEGVDANKILADYVAAIGGKAKLESVTSYYIKAKATVQGQELLLEVKKTTSNQFMQNVSMMGNSVSKQVLDGDSGFMVIQGRKMDLQEAQIAAIKAESAPFPELNFLNGGATLTGIEDFDGTKAYVIKFNDTKSAAYNTKTGLKIADITTTPQGSATISYTDYKEVSGVQFPFIWKQAMGPQKFDFNVTEIKVNEGVTAEDFK; from the coding sequence ATGAAAAAAATATATTCTTTACTGGTTATAGCATTAATTGCTTTTAACCTACAAGCACAAGTAGACCGTAGTAAAATGCCAAAGGCAGGACCACTACCAGAAATAAACCTATCTGAACCTCAGCGTTTTGAACTTAAAAACGGACTTAAGGTTATGGTTGTAGAGAACCACAAACTACCACGTGTTTCTGTACAATTAATTATAGATAATGCTCCTGTTGCAGAAGGCAACAAAGCCGGCGTTAGCTCTTTTGTTTCTAGTTTATTAGGTAACGGCTCTAAAACAATTTCTAAAGACGATTTTAATGAGGAGTTAGATTTTATGGGAGCAAGAATGTCTTTTGGATCAGAAAGCGCTTCCGCCTCTTCTTTATCCAAATATTTTCCTAGAATTATAGAGTTAATGGCAGATGCCAGTATTAATCCTAACTTTACACAAGAGGAATTTGACAAAGAGAAAGAAAAGCTTTTAACCGGCTTAAAAGCTGATGAAAAAAATGTTGCTAGTATAGCTAGAAACGTACAAAGCACTTTAGCATACGGACAAAAACATCCATATGGAGAACAAGTAACAGAAAAAACTGTAAACAACATTACACTAAAAGATGTGAAGCAGTTTTACAGTGACTATTTTGTGCCTGCTAATGCATATATGGTTATTATTGGAGATGTAGACTTTAAAGAGGTGAAAAAATTAATAAAGAACAATTTTGTCTCTTGGACAAAAGCAACCCCTCCTTCTTTTTCTTTACCTACTCCAAAAGATGTACAATACACACAAATTAACTTTGTAGACGTACCTAACGCAGTACAATCTGATGTAGCTGTTGAAAATTTAGTACCTCTTAAAAAGAGCGACCCTGACTACCTTGCTGCATTAATGGCAAATCGTATTTTAGGTGGTGGTGGATCTGCTAGGCTATTCTTAAACCTTAGAGAAGATAAAGCATATACTTACGGAGCTTACTCTAGTGTTGGAAACGACAAAAACTCAGTATCTAGATTTAGAGCTTATGCAAGTGTACGTAACGCCGTTACAGATAGCGCTGTAGTAGAAATTTTATCCGAAATTGATAAAATAGCAAACACACCAGTGTCTGAAAAAGAATTAAGCGCTGCAAAAGCTGCATATATAGGAAACTTTATTATGGCACTAGAAAAGCCAAGCACTATGGCTAGCTATGCACTTAACATAGAAACTGAAGGCTTAGACAAAGACTACTACAAAACATACTTAGAAAAAATAAACGCTATTACTGTTGCTGATGTAGAAAATGCAGCTAAAAAGTATTTTAAATCTTCTAATGCACGTATTGTTGTTACCGGAAAAGGAAGTGAAGTTTTAGAAAACTTAGAAAAAGTCACTTTTAAAGGAGAATCTATTCCTGTTAAATATTTTGACAAATACGGAAACGCAGTTGAAAAGCCAAAGTACGACGTTGCTATTCCTGAAGGTGTTGATGCTAATAAAATTTTAGCAGATTATGTAGCTGCAATTGGTGGTAAAGCTAAATTAGAAAGCGTTACATCTTACTACATAAAAGCTAAGGCAACAGTACAAGGACAAGAGTTACTGTTAGAAGTTAAAAAAACTACTAGCAACCAATTTATGCAAAATGTTAGTATGATGGGCAACTCTGTAAGCAAGCAAGTATTAGATGGCGACAGCGGATTTATGGTTATTCAAGGTCGTAAAATGGATTTACAAGAAGCTCAAATAGCTGCTATTAAAGCAGAATCTGCTCCTTTTCCTGAACTTAATTTCCTAAATGGAGGTGCAACATTAACTGGCATAGAAGATTTTGACGGAACCAAAGCCTATGTTATTAAGTTTAATGATACTAAATCTGCTGCTTACAATACCAAAACAGGATTAAAAATTGCAGATATTACAACAACCCCACAAGGTAGCGCTACTATTAGTTACACAGATTACAAAGAAGTGTCTGGAGTACAATTTCCTTTTATCTGGAAACAAGCAATGGGACCACAGAAGTTTGACTTTAACGTAACTGAAATAAAAGTTAACGAAGGTGTTACTGCTGAAGATTTTAAGTAA
- a CDS encoding M16 family metallopeptidase, translating into MKRNLFLSATLFCAAFTMQAQQVAFEEYDLDNGMHVILHQDNTAPIVTTSVMYHVGAKDENPEKTGFAHFFEHLLFEGTKNIERGKWFEIVSSNGGTNNANTTQDRTYYYEVFPSNKLELGLWLESERLMHPVINQIGVDTQKEVVQEEKRMRVDNSPYGKFQEQIGINLFKNHPYKWQTIGSLEHLANATLEDFQDFNKIYYVPNNAVLVIAGDFEVASTKKMIQDYFGPIPRGKEIKRNKYTEEPITKTIKASYNDPNIQIPAIFTAYRTPANTEKDAYVLDMISTYLTSGKSSKLYKSLVDDKKMALQVFAFNNSQEDYGSYIIGALPLGETSLNDLIAEFDKEIAKLQTELITEKDYQKLQNKFENNFVNSNSGVEGIANSLARNYMLYGDTNLINTEIEIYRAITREDIKNVANKYLKPNQRVELEYLPVAKPEN; encoded by the coding sequence ATGAAAAGAAATTTATTCCTATCCGCAACTCTTTTCTGTGCAGCGTTTACGATGCAAGCACAGCAAGTTGCTTTTGAAGAATATGATCTTGATAACGGCATGCACGTTATTTTGCATCAAGACAACACAGCTCCTATTGTAACAACTTCTGTTATGTACCACGTAGGTGCCAAAGATGAAAATCCAGAAAAAACAGGTTTTGCACATTTTTTTGAGCATTTACTTTTTGAAGGAACAAAGAACATAGAGCGTGGCAAGTGGTTTGAAATAGTTTCATCTAACGGAGGAACTAACAATGCAAACACAACACAAGACCGTACATACTACTACGAAGTTTTTCCTTCTAACAAATTAGAATTAGGATTATGGCTAGAATCTGAAAGATTAATGCATCCGGTAATTAATCAAATAGGTGTAGATACACAAAAAGAGGTTGTACAAGAAGAAAAGCGTATGCGTGTAGACAATTCACCTTACGGTAAATTTCAAGAACAAATAGGTATTAACTTATTTAAAAATCACCCTTACAAATGGCAAACTATTGGCTCTTTAGAGCATTTAGCAAATGCTACTTTAGAAGATTTTCAGGATTTTAATAAAATTTACTACGTACCTAATAATGCCGTTTTAGTTATAGCGGGTGATTTTGAAGTTGCTAGCACTAAAAAAATGATTCAAGATTATTTTGGACCTATTCCTAGAGGCAAAGAAATAAAAAGAAACAAGTACACAGAAGAGCCTATAACAAAAACAATTAAGGCTAGCTACAACGACCCTAACATACAAATCCCTGCAATTTTTACTGCTTACAGAACCCCTGCTAACACAGAAAAAGATGCATACGTATTAGATATGATATCTACATACTTAACTAGCGGAAAAAGCTCTAAATTATACAAGAGCTTAGTAGATGACAAAAAAATGGCTTTACAAGTTTTTGCATTCAATAATTCACAGGAAGATTATGGTTCTTACATTATAGGAGCCTTACCTTTAGGAGAAACATCTTTAAATGATTTAATTGCTGAATTTGATAAAGAAATTGCAAAACTACAAACAGAGTTAATTACAGAAAAAGATTATCAAAAATTACAAAATAAGTTCGAGAACAACTTTGTTAACTCTAACAGTGGCGTAGAAGGTATTGCTAACTCTTTAGCAAGAAACTATATGTTGTACGGCGACACAAATTTAATTAATACTGAAATAGAAATCTACAGAGCTATTACCAGAGAAGATATTAAAAATGTAGCCAACAAATACCTTAAGCCTAACCAACGCGTAGAATTAGAATACTTACCTGTTGCAAAACCTGAAAACTAA
- the rplU gene encoding 50S ribosomal protein L21 encodes MYAIVEIAGQQFKVAKDQKVYVHRLQTEEGQKVTFDNVLLLENGKDITIGAPAIDGAAVEAKVVKHLKGDKVIVFKKKRRKGYKVKNGHRQYLTEIVIENILASGAKKAAPKKEAAPKAEAKKAAPKKSAKADDLKKVEGIGPKIAETLAAAGISTFAELAKTDAAKISEIIADVRGNHVTDTWPAQAKLAADGKWDELKKWQDELDGGKA; translated from the coding sequence ATGTATGCAATTGTAGAGATAGCAGGGCAGCAATTTAAAGTTGCGAAAGATCAAAAAGTGTATGTTCACCGTTTACAAACTGAAGAAGGTCAAAAGGTAACTTTTGATAACGTTCTTTTGTTAGAGAATGGAAAGGACATTACTATTGGCGCCCCAGCTATAGACGGAGCCGCTGTTGAGGCAAAAGTCGTGAAGCACCTTAAAGGTGACAAAGTTATCGTCTTTAAAAAGAAAAGACGTAAAGGGTATAAAGTGAAAAATGGTCACCGTCAGTATTTAACGGAGATTGTTATTGAAAACATTTTAGCCTCTGGTGCAAAGAAAGCTGCACCAAAGAAAGAAGCTGCTCCTAAAGCAGAAGCTAAAAAAGCTGCACCAAAGAAATCTGCAAAAGCAGACGATTTGAAAAAGGTTGAAGGAATTGGACCTAAAATTGCAGAAACATTAGCTGCGGCAGGAATATCAACTTTTGCTGAATTAGCAAAAACTGATGCTGCTAAAATTTCTGAAATCATTGCAGACGTTCGTGGTAACCACGTAACTGATACGTGGCCAGCACAAGCTAAATTAGCTGCTGACGGTAAATGGGATGAGTTAAAGAAATGGCAAGATGAATTAGACGGTGGTAAAGCATAA
- the rpmA gene encoding 50S ribosomal protein L27 yields the protein MAHKKGVGSSKNGRESESKRLGVKIFGGQAAIAGNILVRQRGTKHNPGDNVYAGKDHTLHAKVDGIVKFQKKAGGKSYVSVEAFEA from the coding sequence ATGGCACATAAGAAAGGTGTTGGTAGTTCGAAAAACGGTAGAGAATCAGAATCGAAACGTTTAGGAGTTAAAATTTTTGGTGGTCAAGCAGCTATCGCAGGAAATATTCTTGTAAGACAGCGTGGTACTAAGCATAATCCAGGAGATAATGTTTATGCTGGTAAAGACCATACTTTACATGCTAAAGTAGACGGTATTGTAAAGTTTCAGAAAAAAGCAGGTGGTAAGTCTTATGTCTCTGTAGAGGCATTTGAAGCTTAA
- a CDS encoding SDR family oxidoreductase, whose product MNIILTGATGTLGSKVLHTLFETKYNQINKVYLLVRKKGLTAPLERVTNMLKSEYAPQFIKDNLEAVVSKIKVIDASDILKPNTYLNQQEKYFFIHSAGFVNLSVDPANKDEIFEENFNFTKSIYNAYLPYLKKFIYISTAFSIGDLGGIIGDDYIKIEGGTYRNFYEASKHASEKFLTEASKKNSIPLQILRPSVLGGNAMDNPSYFISKYMVFYLFAKFFYNTPSKEHIRITANADSGLNIIPTDYAAKVIVKVFDTDVKQLNIVHNKATNISNGISKILDTVDFTSYNITQDIITKAAGFESKLEQFYYETIGVHLNPYLTSKPYEWDTSLLESILPIPKYDLEQYLANTVEFAKLKNFRNQKW is encoded by the coding sequence ATGAATATTATCTTAACAGGAGCAACAGGCACCTTAGGCTCTAAAGTTTTACACACTCTTTTTGAAACAAAATACAACCAAATTAATAAGGTGTATCTATTGGTTCGTAAAAAAGGTTTAACCGCTCCATTAGAAAGAGTAACTAATATGCTAAAGAGCGAATATGCTCCACAGTTTATAAAAGATAATTTAGAAGCTGTTGTCTCTAAAATTAAGGTTATTGACGCATCAGACATTTTAAAACCAAATACCTATTTAAACCAACAAGAAAAGTATTTTTTTATACACTCCGCTGGCTTTGTAAACTTATCTGTAGACCCTGCGAATAAAGATGAAATTTTTGAAGAAAATTTTAACTTTACCAAGTCTATTTACAACGCATATTTACCATACTTAAAAAAATTTATATACATAAGTACCGCTTTTTCTATTGGTGATTTAGGTGGAATTATAGGTGATGATTATATAAAAATTGAAGGCGGAACCTACCGTAATTTCTACGAAGCTTCTAAACACGCATCAGAAAAATTTTTAACTGAAGCAAGCAAAAAAAACAGCATACCATTACAAATACTAAGACCCAGTGTTCTAGGCGGTAATGCTATGGACAATCCAAGCTACTTCATCTCTAAGTATATGGTGTTTTACCTATTTGCTAAGTTCTTTTACAACACCCCATCAAAGGAGCACATAAGAATTACTGCAAATGCAGATAGCGGACTTAACATTATACCTACAGATTACGCCGCCAAAGTTATTGTGAAGGTTTTTGACACTGATGTAAAACAATTAAATATTGTACACAACAAAGCAACTAACATTAGCAACGGTATTTCTAAAATTTTAGATACGGTAGATTTTACCTCGTACAATATTACACAAGATATTATTACCAAAGCAGCAGGTTTTGAATCTAAATTAGAACAATTTTACTACGAGACTATTGGCGTACACTTAAACCCCTATTTAACGTCTAAACCATATGAATGGGACACATCTTTACTAGAAAGTATTTTACCCATACCTAAATACGACTTAGAGCAATACCTAGCAAATACAGTAGAGTTTGCAAAGCTTAAAAATTTTAGAAACCAGAAATGGTAG
- the ahcY gene encoding adenosylhomocysteinase, with translation MSSNTVAYVPNKVKDISLADWGRKEIELAEAEMPGLMSLREEYKDSQPLKGARIAGCLHMTIQTAVLIETLQALGAEVTWSSCNIFSTQDQAAAAIAAAGTAVYAWKDMTEEEFDWCIEQTLFFGEDRKPLNMILDDGGDLTNMVLDKYPELAEGINGLSEETTTGVHRLYERVKNGTLPMPAINVNDSVTKSKFDNKYGCKESAVDAIRRATDVMLAGKRVVVCGYGDVGKGTAASFKGAGSIVTVTEIDPICALQAAMDGFEVKRLETVVGNADIIITTTGNKDIVRAEHFEAMKDKTIVCNIGHFDNEIQVGWLNEKHGDTKNTIKPQVDKYTINGKDIILLAEGRLVNLGCATGHPSFVMSNSFTNQTLAQIELWNNKEAYGNDVYMLPKALDEKVAKLHLAKIGVELTELKEDQASYIGVTVEGPYKPEHYRY, from the coding sequence ATGAGCTCAAATACAGTTGCTTACGTACCAAATAAGGTAAAAGATATTTCTCTAGCAGATTGGGGAAGAAAAGAAATTGAATTAGCTGAAGCAGAAATGCCAGGTTTAATGTCTTTAAGAGAAGAGTACAAAGATTCTCAGCCTCTTAAAGGTGCTAGAATTGCAGGTTGCTTGCATATGACAATACAAACTGCCGTTTTAATAGAAACTTTACAAGCTTTAGGAGCAGAGGTTACTTGGAGTTCATGTAACATTTTTTCTACTCAAGACCAAGCTGCCGCTGCAATTGCTGCTGCAGGAACTGCTGTTTATGCTTGGAAAGATATGACAGAAGAAGAGTTTGACTGGTGTATAGAACAAACTTTATTTTTTGGCGAAGATCGCAAGCCTTTAAATATGATATTGGATGATGGTGGAGATTTAACTAATATGGTTTTAGATAAATATCCAGAGTTAGCAGAAGGCATTAATGGTTTATCTGAAGAAACTACAACTGGTGTACACAGACTTTACGAGCGCGTTAAAAATGGTACATTACCAATGCCTGCAATTAACGTAAATGATTCTGTTACTAAATCTAAATTTGATAACAAATACGGTTGTAAAGAATCTGCTGTAGATGCTATACGTAGAGCTACAGATGTTATGTTAGCTGGTAAGCGTGTTGTTGTTTGTGGTTATGGTGATGTTGGTAAAGGTACTGCTGCCTCTTTTAAAGGCGCAGGCTCTATAGTAACAGTTACAGAAATTGATCCAATTTGCGCATTACAAGCTGCAATGGACGGTTTTGAAGTAAAAAGACTAGAGACTGTTGTTGGTAATGCTGACATTATTATTACAACAACTGGTAACAAAGATATTGTACGTGCTGAGCATTTTGAGGCTATGAAAGACAAAACTATTGTTTGTAACATTGGTCACTTTGATAACGAAATCCAAGTTGGATGGTTAAACGAGAAGCACGGCGATACCAAAAACACTATTAAGCCACAGGTTGATAAATACACTATAAACGGTAAAGACATTATTCTTTTAGCAGAAGGTCGTTTGGTAAACTTAGGTTGCGCTACAGGACATCCTAGTTTTGTAATGAGTAACTCTTTTACAAACCAAACTTTAGCTCAAATAGAACTTTGGAACAACAAAGAAGCATACGGAAACGATGTTTATATGCTACCAAAAGCTTTAGATGAAAAAGTAGCCAAATTACACTTAGCTAAAATTGGCGTTGAACTTACTGAGTTAAAAGAAGATCAGGCTAGTTATATTGGTGTAACAGTAGAAGGCCCATACAAGCCAGAACATTACAGATACTAA